A single window of Gossypium arboreum isolate Shixiya-1 chromosome 13, ASM2569848v2, whole genome shotgun sequence DNA harbors:
- the LOC108462110 gene encoding uncharacterized protein LOC108462110 — MEFQTLNNLETELHEPPQVLFEDYDSTCSTPYVSAPSSPGREPGPGWIHGGLFYSAPASPIHFTMTSIASKVSSTRPSSPDNSPLPLGSEFEFSARFGYTGSDQTRSMTSADELFLNGKIRPLKLSTHLERPQVLAPLLDVEHEDDDGSEDVRGRDVKVRVDKRRARSMSPLRNATFGLKIHDQNMCLDKDLGHKTDRNNNETISDPMSASSSSSSDGRRSKGWVFLKGFIRSKNEGRSNNIKLWSTFSFSPLKEKKAGNKSNAVVQEPNHKPVNGMGKRRVPPSPHELHYTANRAQAEEMRKKTFLPYRQGLLGCLGFSSKGYGAMNGLATALNPVSSR; from the coding sequence ATGGagtttcaaactctaaacaaCTTAGAAACAGAACTCCATGAGCCTCCTCAAGTTTTGTTTGAAGACTATGACAGCACCTGCTCCACACCTTATGTTAGTGCTCCTTCAAGCCCTGGTCGGGAACCAGGACCAGGATGGATTCATGGTGGGTTATTTTATAGTGCACCAGCTAGCCCCATCCACTTTACAATGACCTCAATAGCTTCAAAGGTATCATCAACTCGACCATCTTCACCTGATAACTCACCGCTGCCTCTTGGTTCCGAGTTTGAGTTTTCTGCAAGGTTTGGTTATACTGGGTCGGATCAAACAAGATCCATGACCTCAGCTGATGAACTTTTCTTAAATGGGAAGATCAGACCCTTGAAGCTATCAACTCATTTGGAAAGGCCTCAGGTTTTGGCTCCTTTACTGGATGTTGAACATGAAGATGATGACGGGAGTGAAGATGTAAGAGGCAGAGATGTGAAGGTGAGGGTGGATAAGAGAAGAGCAAGATCCATGTCCCCTTTAAGAAATGCTACTTTCGGCCTTAAAATCCATGACCAAAACATGTGCCTAGATAAAGATTTAGGCCATAAAACTGACAGGAACAACAATGAAACCATCAGTGATCCAATGtcagcttcttcttcttcttcttcagatGGAAGAAGATCAAAAGGATGGGTTTTTCTTAAAGGTTTTATAAGGAGCAAAAATGAAGGGCGAAGCAACAATATTAAGTTATGGTCAACTTTTTCATTCTCTCCattgaaggaaaagaaagcaGGGAACAAGAGCAATGCTGTGGTTCAGGAACCTAACCACAAGCCTGTGAATGGAATGGGGAAGAGGAGGGTTCCACCATCACCCCATGAATTGCATTACACAGCAAATAGAGCACAAGCTGAAGAAATGAGGAAGAAGACTTTTTTGCCTTACAGACAAGGCTTGCTTGGGTGTTTAGGGTTCAGCTCAAAAGGTTATGGTGCCATGAATGGCTTAGCTACAGCTTTAAATCCTGTTTCTTCCAGGTAA